A region of Lycium barbarum isolate Lr01 chromosome 1, ASM1917538v2, whole genome shotgun sequence DNA encodes the following proteins:
- the LOC132600555 gene encoding NAC domain-containing protein 100-like, with protein sequence MENHSGLVEDQHQMELPPGFRFHPTDEELITHYLSNKVVDSNFFAIAIGEVDLNKIEPWDLPWKGKMGEKEWYFFCVRDKKYPTGLRTNRATAAGYWKATGKDREIYRGKSLVGMKKTLVFYKGRAPKGEKTNWVIHEFRLEGKMSLQNLPKTAKNEWVICRVFQKSCGGKKIHISGLVKLNSDENVMGNSFLPPLTDSSTSKSSHVHCFSNFFTAQKSQHEMTNCLTNCFNNSPLPAMSNPMDNFPLTSLSNTFNPVPVQSTFTNPGSFVVQDSGILRTFLENYGQNLKKEEIFSVSQETGQSTDNMNTEISSISSNLEMRKRFLEDQVPPLALVGPQGLDCLWNY encoded by the exons ATGGAGAATCATTCTGGACTTGTTGAGGATCAACATCAGATGGAGTTGCCACCTGGATTTCGATTCCATCCAACTGATGAAGAATTGATTACTCATTATTTGTCTAACAAAGTTGTGGATAGCAATTTCTTTGCTATTGCTATTGGAGAAGTAGACTTGAACAAGATTGAACCATGGGACCTCCCAT GGAAGGGAAAAATGGGTGAAAAAGAATGGTATTTTTTCTGTGTGAGAGACAAGAAGTACCCAACAGGGTTGAGGACAAACAGGGCAACTGCTGCAGGTTATTGGAAAGCAACTGGAAAAGATAGGGAGATTTACAGAGGAAAATCTTTGGTTGGCATGAAGAAAACTCTAGTTTTCTACAAAGGGAGAGCTCCAAAAGGTGAAAAGACAAATTGGGTCATTCATGAATTTAGACTTGAAGGGAAAATGTCTCTTCAAAATCTGCCCAAGACAGCAAAG AATGAATGGGTGATTTGCAGAGTATTTCAAAAGAGCTGTGGTGGAAAGAAAATCCACATTTCAGGGCTTGTGAAATTGAATTCTGATGAAAATGTAATGGGAAATTCCTTTCTGCCACCATTGACAGATTCTTCTACTTCCAAATCCAGCCACGTGCACTGCTTCTCCAATTTTTTCACTGCTCAAAAGAGCCAACATGAAATGACAAACTGTTTGACAAATTGTTTCAACAATTCTCCTTTGCCTGCTATGTCAAATCCAATGGATaattttcccttaacttctcttTCAAATACATTTAACCCAGTCCCAGTTCAAAGTACCTTCACAAATCCAGGTTCATTTGTGGTTCAAGATTCGGGAATTCTTAGGACTTTTCTTGAGAATTACGGTCAGAATTTAAAGAAAGAGGAGATTTTTAGTGTGTCCCAGGAAACAGGACAAAGCACTGATAATATGAATACTGAAATTTCCTCAATTTCTTCAAATCTTGAAATGAGAAAGAGGTTTCTTGAAGATCAGGTGCCACCATTAGCTTTGGTTGGACCACAGGGTCTTGATTGCCTTTGGAATTACTGA
- the LOC132600556 gene encoding thioredoxin-like 1-2, chloroplastic: protein MACSLNTGFSVSVPCFNSRAKGYSRHCSSNATLQLKDLTSREFQGKPLDHRQEQVSVCVGSGQAWWEKTLKPNMVEINSAQQLVDSLLKAGDRLVIIDFYSPGCGGCKTLHPKMCQLAESNPNAIFLKVNYEELKTMCSVLHIPVLPFFRFYRGAQGKVCSFSCTNATIKKFKDALSRYRNDGCSLSPAKGLDESELLALASIGQISIKSSFGYPVKDKQEETVPNRSTYVEHL from the exons ATGGCTTGTTCTTTGAATACTGGTTTCTCTGTTTCTGTCCCCTGTTTCAACTCCAGAGCCAAAGGGTATTCTCGTCATTGCTCTTCAAATGCAACTCTGCAACTTAAAGATTTAACATCCAGAGAATTTCAAGGCAAACCCTTGGATCATAGACAG GAACAAGTATCAGTATGTGTTGGCAGTGGTCAGGCATGGTGGGAGAAGACCCTTAAACCCAACATGGTAGAGATAAATTCAGCACAACAACTTGTTGATTCATTGTTAAAAGCTGGTGATAGATTGGTCATAATTGACTTCTACTCTCCTGGCTGTGGAGGTTGCAAGACTTTACATCCTAAG ATGTGTCAGCTAGCTGAATCAAATCCCAATGCCATATTCCTCAAAGTAAACTATGAAGAACTCAAAACCATGTGCAGTGTTCTTCATATACCTGTCTTACCTTTTTTCAGATTCTATAGGGGTGCACAAGGCAAAGTTTGTAGCTTCAGCTGTACTAATGCAACA ATCAAGAAATTTAAAGATGCACTATCAAGGTATAGGAATGATGGGTGCAGCCTTAGTCCAGCAAAAGGCCTTGATGAATCTGAGCTTTTAGCTTTAGCCTCAATTGGACAAATATCAATAAAATCATCCTTTGGTTATCCAGTGAAGGATAAACAGGAAGAAACTGTCCCTAACAGAAGCACATATGTCGAGCACTTGTAA
- the LOC132600561 gene encoding chlorophyll a-b binding protein P4, chloroplastic-like has protein sequence MATVTTQASATVFGPSASKTRFLSGSSGKLNREVSFKPSILPYNSFKVEAKKGEWLPGLTSPTYLNGSLAGDNGFDPLGLAEDPENLKWFVQAELVNGRWAMLGVAGMLLPEVFTNAGLLNVPKWYDAGKSEYFASSSTLFVIEFILFHYVEIRRWQDIKNPGSVNQDPIFKSYSLPPNEVGYPGGIFNPLNFAPTLEAKEKEIANGRLAMLAFLGFIVQHNVTGKGPFDNLLQHLSDPWHNTIIQTFSN, from the exons ATGGCCACCGTCACAACGCAAGCCTCTGCCACCGTCTTCGGGCCATCCGCCTCCAAGACAAGGTTCCTCAGTGGATCATCTGGTAAACTAAACAGAGAGGTGTCTTTTAAACCATCAATTTTGCCTTACAACTCATTCAAAGTTGAAGCCAAGAAAGGTGAATGGCTTCCGGGCTTGACCTCTCCTACTTACCTTAATGGCAG TCTCGCTGGTGACAATGGTTTTGATCCATTGGGACTTGCTGAGGACCCGGAGAACTTGAAATGGTTCGTCCAGGCCGAGCTTGTGAACGGTCGATGGGCTATGTTGGGTGTTGCTGGTATGCTACTGCCTGAGGTTTTCACTAATGCTGGACTCCTCAACGTACCTAAATGGTACGATGCTGGGAAATCTGAGTACTTTGCTTCATCATCGACGCTGTTTGTGATCGAGTTCATATTGTTCCACTACGTTGAAATTCGACGTTGGCAAGACATTAAGAACCCTGGAAGTGTGAACCAGGATCCTATTTTCAAGAGCTACAGCTTGCCTCCTAATGAAGTTGGTTACCCTGGTGGTATTTTCAACCCACTCAACTTTGCACCCACATTGGAGGCCAAGGAGAAGGAAATTGCTAATG GGAGATTGGCAATGTTGGCATTTTTGGGATTTATAGTGCAGCACAATGTAACGGGAAAGGGACCATTTGACAACTTGTTGCAGCACCTCTCAGACCCATGGCACAACACCATTATCCAAACATTTTCCAACTAG
- the LOC132600563 gene encoding probable calcium-binding protein CML45: MEKIFSFSAQAKKIGDALNHFNSTILICMIFCLVITFQEFRSCFSFLIRVILLVFTPRNKSNNAETSPKAKNFGPEKIVNNEKLLDEDVEIVLDALMNICKQNGDKNIDKVELAKVFDSFGEKEPSLEEVKEAFDMFDENGDGHIDATELKKVICKMGFMEFSVLDCQRMIAPFDENRDGKIEFGEFVKLMENICQ, translated from the coding sequence ATGGAGAAGATCTTTTCTTTCTCAGCTCAGGCCAAGAAGATAGGTGATGCACTCAATCATTTTAATTCTACCATCTTAATTTGTATGATTTTTTGCTTAGTAATCACATTTCAGGAATTtcgttcttgtttttcttttttaattcgaGTCATTCTTTTGGTGTTTACTCCACGTAACAAGTCTAATAATGCTGAAACTTCGCCAAAGGCAAAAAACTTTGGCCCTGAAAAAATTGTCAATAATGAGAAACTATTGGATGAAGATGTTGAGATAGTACTCGATGCACTAATGAATATTTGCAAACAAAATGGGGATAAGAATATTGATAAGGTAGAATTGGCTAAGGTTTTCGATTCATTTGGTGAAAAGGAGCCTAGTTTGGAAGAAGTTAAAGAAGCTTTTGATATGTTTGACGAGAATGGAGATGGCCACATTGATGCAACTGAGCTAAAGAAAGTCATTTGCAAGATGGGGTTCATGGAATTTTCAGTGTTAGATTGCCAAAGGATGATTGCGCCATTTGATGAAAACAGAGATGGAAAAATTGAATTTGGTGAATTTGTGAAGCTCATGGAGAATATCTGTCAGTAA